The following coding sequences are from one Rutidosis leptorrhynchoides isolate AG116_Rl617_1_P2 chromosome 11, CSIRO_AGI_Rlap_v1, whole genome shotgun sequence window:
- the LOC139876565 gene encoding xyloglucan galactosyltransferase MUR3-like, translating to MRRRSPVNSLSSDHMEKGVHKSQHSRVCVLGLLCVFFWGFLLYFHFVIIGGRSYQVDSISSDSVTSQSIPIIRPITTSRPSPVVDFDRINRVESHDVVENRDFNNAQSKNESENHDIEQSRDLDVAQPKIDKPEAVIEQKPKIDKPEAVIEQKSKNDEFRFMKAMKTIENKSDPCGGRYVYVHDLPSKFNEDMLKECRSLSKWTNMCKFTTNAGLGPPLENTEGVFSDSGWYATNQFAVDVIFSNRMKQYECLTNDSSIAAAIFVPFYAGFDIARYLWGYNISMRDAASLELVDWLQKRPEWSIMGGKDHFLVAGRITWDFRRLSEEENDWGSKLLFLPAAKNMSMLVVESSPWNANDFAIPYPTYFHPSKDAEVYAWQDRMMNLERKWLFSFAGAPRPDNPKSIRGQIIDQCKNSNVGKLLECDLGESKCHSPSSLMQMFQSSVFCLQPQGDSYTRRSAFDSMLAGCIPVFFHPGSAYAQYTWHLPKNYTKYSVFIPEDDLRKKHISIEERLSQIPQDQVKMMREEVINLIPRLIYADPRSKLESHKDAFDVSVQAIIDKVTRIRKDIIEGRNNDDFIEELSWKYALLGEGEYVGVHEWDPFFSKPKPNDGNSDSDGSAAAEAAKNSWKNEQRDHS from the coding sequence ATGAGACGCCGTTCACCGGTGAATTCATTATCATCAGATCATATGGAAAAAGGTGTTCATAAGTCACAACACTCTCGTGTTTGTGTGCTAGGGTTACTCTGTGTGTTTTTTTGGGGCTTTTTACTGTATTTCCATTTTGTTATAATTGGTGGTAGAAGTTATCAAGTTGATTCCATTTCGTCCGATTCAGTAACTTCGCAATCCATTCCGATTATTCGACCAATCACAACTAGTCGTCCTAGTCCCGTAGTCGATTTCGATCGTATTAATCGCGTAGAGAGTCATGATGTAGTTGAAAATAGAGATTTCAATAATGCTCAATCGAAAAATGAATCAGAGAATCACGATATAGAGCAGAGTAGAGATTTGGATGTAGCACAACCGAAAATTGATAAACCGGAGGCTGTAATTGAACAGAAACCGAAAATCGATAAACCAGAGGCTGTAATTGAACAGAAATCGAAAAATGATGAGTTTAGGTTTATGAAGGCGATGAAGACGATAGAGAATAAGAGTGATCCATGTGGTGGGAGATATGTATATGTTCATGATCTTCCATCTAAGTTTAATGAAGATATGCTTAAGGAATGTAGGAGTTTAAGTAAATGGACAAATATGTGTAAGTTTACAACAAATGCTGGTCTAGGGCCACCATTAGAGAATACGGAAGGTGTGTTTTCGGATAGTGGATGGTATGCAACAAATCAGTTTGCAGTTGATGTTATTTTTAGCAATAGGATGAAACAATACGAGTGTTTAACTAATGATTCTTCGATTGCTGCTGCTATTTTTGTACCTTTTTATGCTGGTTTTGATATTGCTAGGTATCTTTGGGGGTATAATATATCGATGAGAGATGCTGCGTCTCTTGAACTTGTTGATTGGTTACAAAAGAGACCCGAGTGGAGTATAATGGGCGGGAAAGATCACTTTCTTGTTGCGGGTCGCATCACGTGGGATTTTAGGAGGTTAAGTGAAGAGGAAAACGATTGGGGGAGTAAACTTTTGTTTTTACCGGCTGCTAAAAATATGTCGATGCTTGTTGTTGAGTCTAGTCCTTGGAACGCGAATGATTTTGCGATACCGTATCCGACTTATTTTCACCCGTCAAAGGACGCTGAGGTGTACGCGTGGCAAGATCGAATGATGAATTTAGAAAGGAAGTGGCTTTTTAGTTTTGCGGGGGCCCCACGTCCCGATAATCCAAAGTCAATTCGTGGTCAAATTATCGATCAATGTAAGAATTCGAATGTGGGTAAGCTTTTGGAGTGTGATTTGGGTGAAAGCAAGTGTCATTCGCCTAGTAGCTTAATGCAAATGTTTCAAAGCTCGGTTTTTTGTTTACAACCGCAAGGTGATTCGTATACGAGAAGATCAGCTTTTGACTCGATGTTAGCTGGTTGTATTCCGGTCTTCTTTCATCCTGGTTCTGCGTATGCGCAGTACACATGGCATCTTCCGAAAAACTACACGAAGTATTCAGTTTTCATCCCAGAAGATGATCTTCGTAAAAAGCATATCAGTATAGAAGAACGGCTCAGTCAAATCCCTCAAGATCAAGTCAAGATGATGAGGGAGGAGGTTATAAATTTGATCCCAAGGTTGATTTATGCGGACCCTCGTTCGAAATTAGAGTCTCATAAAGATGCATTTGATGTTTCTGTTCAAGCGATTATTGATAAGGTGACGAGAATAAGAAAAGACATAATTGAAGGACGCAATAATGACGATTTTATTGAGGAGTTAAGTTGGAAGTATGCTTTATTAGGTGAAGGTGAGTATGTGGGCGTTCATGAGTGGGACCCGTTCTTTTCTAAACCGAAACCGAACGATGGAAACAGTGATTCAGATGGTTCTGCAGCAGCTGAAGCGGCGAAAAATTCTTGGAAAAATGAACAAAGAGATCACTCATGA
- the LOC139877403 gene encoding photosystem II reaction center PSB28 protein, chloroplastic-like — MATLQTIAYSSPCISHTSQKPSCFLSGITSGVVSHSSRSAFNGQALTLPISQPTRRLNTSRTFSLTIQMVKPSIQFIPGRDEQTIPDVKLTKSRDGTNGQAIFKFNEPSVFDSSGEVGDITGFFMIDEEGTLQSVDVSAKFVNGRPAGIEAKYVMRTPRDWDRFMRFMERYANVNGLQFIKS; from the exons ATGGCAACTCTACAAACTATAGCTTATTCTTCACCATGTATTTCTCATACTTCCCAAAAGCCAAGTTGTTTTCTTTCAG GGATAACATCAGGAGTTGTTAGTCACAGTTCGCGTTCAGCGTTCAATGGTCAAGCACTAACCCTACCCATTTCACAACCCACTCGACGGCTAAACACTTCTCGCACGTTTTCACTAACCATACAAATGGTTAAACCAAGTATTCAGTTCATACCAGGTAGAGATGAACAAACAATACCAGATGTAAAACTAACGAAATCAAGAGACGGAACAAACGGTCAAGCAATTTTCAAGTTCAACGAACCGTCAGTTTTTGACTCGTCTGGTGAAGTTGGAGACATAACTGGATTTTTCATGATTGATGAAGAAGGAACATTGCAATCTGTTGATGTTAGTGCAAAATTTGTTAACGGACGACCTGCAGGGATCGAAGCTAAGTATGTTATGCGTACTCCACGAGATTGGGACAGGTTTATGAGGTTTATGGAGCGTTATGCTAATGTTAACGGCTTGCAGTTCATTAAAAGTTAA